In the genome of Micromonospora sp. Llam0, the window CAACCGCGGCGACGGCCGCGCCGGAGGAGATCATCGGCGGCGGGACGGTGTCGTCCGCCCCGTGGGCCGCCGCAGTCTTCAGCAACGGCTCGTTCACCTGTTCCGGCACCATCATCGCCGCCAACTGGGTGCTCACCGCGCGGCACTGTGTCAGCGGCTCGATGTCGGTCCGGATCGGCAGCGTCTACCGCTCCTCCGGCGGCGTCACCCGTACGGTCAGCTCCGCGTACGGCCGCTACGACCTGGCCCTGCTCTACTTCTCCAGCCCAGTCAGCACCAGCTACGTGACGCTGTCCAGCAGCTACCCGCCGGTCGGCTCGACCAACAGCATCTACGGCTGGGGCATGACCTGCTACAGCGGCTGCGGCGCGTCGACCCAGCTGAAGACCGCCTCGGTCCAGGTGACCAGCACCAGCGTCACCGACGCGTACGGCGGCCGGGCGATCCGCAGCACCCGGATCAACGGCAACGCCTGGCGGGGCGACTCCGGCGGCCCACAGTTCTACAACGGCCAGCAGGTCGGGGTGGCGTCGACCGCCAACGGTGTCAACATCCAGAACTACGGCAGTGTCGCGTACAACCGGTCCTGGATCCGCTCGGTGGCCGGCGTCTGACCTGACGTGACCTGACGTCACCTGACCTACCGGTCCTGGCGCACGACAGCGCGGACTCCGTGATCAGCCACGGGGTCCGCGCCGTCGCGGTTGGCGACCGGACGTCCGCGCCGTGCCGTTTCACAGATGGCGCAGGCTCCACCAATGCCCGTGATCAGGGCACACTGTCGCTCATAGCATCGGTTCCGTGCTGATCGTGACGACGAACGATCTACCGGGATACGAGATCCGCATCGTGCTGGGTGAGGTGGTCACCTCGGTGGTCCGCTCGATCAACCCGTTCAAGGAAGGCGTCAAGGCGCTGCGGGGCGGCAAGTCCGACCCGGGCGGCCCGGCCAGCCTCACCAAGTACCGGACCGAGATCATCGGCAAGCTGGGCGAGGCCGCCAAGAAGAAGGGCGCGAACGCCGTCATCGGGATGCGGTTCGACACCCGGCAGGTGGGTAGCACCCACATGGAGCTCTGTGCGTACGGGACGGCTGCCGTGGTGCTGCAGATCCGGCCGGACGCCGGCGACGACTCGAAGCAGTCGAAGGTCGACGCGAGTCACGCCGACGCCAGCGCCGGCAACGAGACCGGCGGCTCGGCCGGCTCCGGCAGCAAATAGGTCTACCGGATCGGCTGTAGGTCTACCGGATCGGGGCCGGCTGGTAGGTAGGTCTACAGGATCGGGGCCGGCTGGTAGGCCGCGGCCACCGGGTGGTCGGCGACCACCCCGGCCACCCGGTCCGCCACCGCCCGCACCTGCGACGGCGCCGCTCCGACGAAGCCGACCCGGTCGGCGACCACCGTGGCGATCTCGTCCCGGCTCAACCCGAGCCGCTCGTCGGCGGCGAGCCGGTCGAACAGGTCGTTGTCGGCGGCGCCCTGCTCCCGCATGGCCAGCGCCACCGCGACCGCGTGCTCCTTGATCACCTCGTGCGCGACCTCCCGGCCGACGCCGCCGCGCACCGCTGCGACGAGAATCCGGGTGGTGGCCAGGAACGGCAGGTAGCGGTCGAGTTCCCGGGCGACCACCGCCGGGTACGCGCCGAACTCGTCCAGCACGGTGAGAAAGGTCTGGAACAGCCCGTCGGCGGCGAAGAACGCGTCCGGCAGCGCCACCCGGCGCACCACCGAGCAGGAGACGTCGCCCTCGTTCCACTGATCGCCGGCCAGCTCGCCGACCATCGACAGGTAGCCCCGGATCACCACGGCCAGCCCGTTCACCCGCTCGCTGGAGCGGGTGTTCATCTTGTGCGGCATGGCGCTGGAGCCGACCTGCCCGGGCCGAAAGCCCTCGGTGACCAGCTCGTGGCCGACCATCAGCCGGATGGTGGTGGCCAGCGAGGACGGGGCGGCGGCGACCTGGGCCAGGGCGGAGAGCACGTCCAGGTCGAGGGAGCGCGGATAGACCTGGCCGACGCTGTCCAACACCCGCCGGAAGCCGAGGTGGCCGGCGACCCGGCGCTCCAGCTCAGCGACCTTGGCGGCGTCACCCTCGAAGAGGTCCAGCTGGTCGGCGGCGGTGCCGACCGGCCCCTTGACGCCGCGCAGCGGGTAGCGGTCGATCAGGTCGGTCAACCGTTCGTACGCGATGAGCAGCTCCTCGGCCGCCGACGCGAACCGCTTGCCCAGCGTGGTGGCCTGGGCGGCGACGTTGTGCGAGCGGCCGGCGAGGACCAGCTCGGTGTGCTCGACGGCGAGCCGGGCCAGCCGGGCCAGGGTGCTGACGACCCGGTCGCGGATCAGCTCCAGCGATGCCCGGATCTGCAGCTGTTCGACGTTTTCGGTCAGGTCTCGGGAGGTCATCCCCTTGTGGATGTGCTCGTGGCCGGCGAGCGCGCTGAACTCCTCGATCCGGGCCTTGACATCGTGCCGGGTGACCCGCTCGCGCTCGGCGATGGCGGCCAGGTCGACCTGGTCGACGACCCGCTCGTACGCGTCGATC includes:
- a CDS encoding YbjQ family protein, which codes for MLIVTTNDLPGYEIRIVLGEVVTSVVRSINPFKEGVKALRGGKSDPGGPASLTKYRTEIIGKLGEAAKKKGANAVIGMRFDTRQVGSTHMELCAYGTAAVVLQIRPDAGDDSKQSKVDASHADASAGNETGGSAGSGSK
- a CDS encoding DUF1986 domain-containing protein — its product is MRVRLAVAAVATTLIGLLATPTAATAAPEEIIGGGTVSSAPWAAAVFSNGSFTCSGTIIAANWVLTARHCVSGSMSVRIGSVYRSSGGVTRTVSSAYGRYDLALLYFSSPVSTSYVTLSSSYPPVGSTNSIYGWGMTCYSGCGASTQLKTASVQVTSTSVTDAYGGRAIRSTRINGNAWRGDSGGPQFYNGQQVGVASTANGVNIQNYGSVAYNRSWIRSVAGV
- the purB gene encoding adenylosuccinate lyase; this translates as MTSRPQIPNVLAARYASVELAALWSPQEKIRLERRLWLAVLRAQRDLGIAVPDGVIDAYERVVDQVDLAAIAERERVTRHDVKARIEEFSALAGHEHIHKGMTSRDLTENVEQLQIRASLELIRDRVVSTLARLARLAVEHTELVLAGRSHNVAAQATTLGKRFASAAEELLIAYERLTDLIDRYPLRGVKGPVGTAADQLDLFEGDAAKVAELERRVAGHLGFRRVLDSVGQVYPRSLDLDVLSALAQVAAAPSSLATTIRLMVGHELVTEGFRPGQVGSSAMPHKMNTRSSERVNGLAVVIRGYLSMVGELAGDQWNEGDVSCSVVRRVALPDAFFAADGLFQTFLTVLDEFGAYPAVVARELDRYLPFLATTRILVAAVRGGVGREVAHEVIKEHAVAVALAMREQGAADNDLFDRLAADERLGLSRDEIATVVADRVGFVGAAPSQVRAVADRVAGVVADHPVAAAYQPAPIL